The following coding sequences are from one Synergistaceae bacterium window:
- a CDS encoding NCS2 family permease, with protein sequence MSLFKLNENNTTFMTEVLAGLTTFLTMSYIIIVNPDILSATGMDKNALVIITCLASALGTFLMAIFANYPIALAPGMGLNAFFAFGVVLNMKINGEPVTWQMALAAVLIEGAIFAVLTLTNIREAIMNSIPKSLKIGISAGIGLFIAFIGLQSSGIITNNDATLVGLGRISNNIPMMLSMLGLFIMSVLTALKVKAALLIGMVIITGLSMYLGLTPLPEKIFSMPDLNSIAPITGHLDFSMIKTPEFWVVVFAFFFVDFFDTLGTLVGVCSRSGLLDENGNLPRAKGALMADAVATMAGAVMGTSTVTSYVESSSGVAQGGRTGLTALTTALLFIAAIFFTPLVTIVPGYATAPALILVGVYMMMSLRDINYDDWTELIPSLVGFFMMPFAYSIAVGIEFAIILYTTMKIFTGKFKDVSFLMLALTILFIVYEFFLKA encoded by the coding sequence ATGTCATTATTTAAGCTGAATGAGAATAATACTACTTTTATGACTGAAGTTCTTGCAGGCCTCACGACATTTTTAACGATGTCATATATTATCATTGTCAATCCTGACATTTTAAGCGCAACGGGTATGGACAAGAATGCACTTGTTATAATAACTTGTCTTGCGTCTGCACTGGGAACGTTCTTAATGGCAATATTTGCAAATTATCCGATTGCACTTGCTCCGGGTATGGGCTTGAATGCGTTTTTTGCGTTCGGTGTCGTCTTAAATATGAAGATTAACGGCGAGCCTGTTACTTGGCAGATGGCACTCGCGGCGGTATTAATTGAGGGAGCTATTTTTGCGGTGCTTACTCTCACAAATATTCGTGAAGCTATAATGAATTCAATTCCTAAATCCTTAAAAATTGGCATTTCTGCGGGGATTGGCTTATTTATTGCGTTCATAGGGCTTCAATCTTCAGGAATAATCACAAACAATGACGCTACACTCGTGGGACTGGGCAGAATAAGTAATAATATTCCCATGATGTTAAGTATGCTGGGACTGTTTATAATGAGCGTGTTGACGGCCTTAAAAGTAAAAGCGGCTTTATTAATCGGCATGGTAATAATTACAGGGCTTTCTATGTATCTGGGATTAACGCCCCTCCCTGAAAAAATTTTCTCAATGCCTGATTTAAATTCTATTGCGCCTATAACAGGCCATCTTGATTTCAGCATGATAAAAACTCCTGAATTCTGGGTAGTAGTATTCGCGTTCTTCTTTGTAGATTTCTTTGACACTCTGGGAACTCTAGTCGGTGTGTGTTCGAGGTCGGGATTACTTGACGAAAACGGAAATTTACCGCGCGCTAAAGGTGCACTCATGGCCGACGCTGTTGCAACTATGGCAGGGGCTGTTATGGGAACTAGTACAGTTACAAGTTATGTAGAAAGCTCTAGTGGTGTAGCTCAGGGAGGCAGAACGGGCTTGACTGCTTTGACGACTGCTTTATTATTTATTGCCGCTATATTCTTTACGCCTCTAGTTACTATTGTACCGGGATATGCGACTGCTCCGGCTTTAATTCTCGTAGGCGTTTACATGATGATGTCTTTGCGAGATATTAATTATGACGACTGGACGGAGTTAATTCCTTCTTTAGTGGGTTTCTTTATGATGCCGTTTGCCTATTCTATTGCTGTAGGTATTGAGTTCGCTATAATTCTTTACACAACTATGAAGATTTTCACCGGTAAATTCAAAGATGTATCATTCTTAATGCTTGCTCTTACCATATTATTTATCGTATATGAATTCTTTCTTAAGGCATAA
- a CDS encoding DUF2922 family protein, with product MANNKKLVMTFKCEDGKEHNFSWNHADDTMRDADAKNLADTIITNGSIFENVPVEATGAKVVVTTESELDIRE from the coding sequence ATGGCGAACAACAAGAAACTTGTAATGACTTTCAAGTGTGAGGACGGCAAAGAGCATAATTTTAGCTGGAACCATGCAGACGATACGATGAGGGACGCAGACGCAAAAAATCTTGCAGACACGATAATAACTAACGGAAGTATATTCGAGAATGTCCCAGTCGAGGCAACCGGCGCAAAAGTAGTTGTAACGACTGAGAGCGAACTCGATATAAGAGAATAG